A segment of the Micromonospora sediminicola genome:
GCCTGATCGTGGCGTTCGCCTGACCAGAGCGCTTTCGCGGCCGCAACTGACCCGAGGAGTTTCGATGCCGCTGACCCCGGCCGACGTCCACAACGTCGCCTTCAAAAAGCCGCCGATCGGCAAGCGGGGGTATGACGAGGAGGAGGTCGACGCCTTCCTGGACGAGGTCGAGCGTGAGCTGGCCCGTCTGATCGAGGAGAACAACGAGCTGCGCGCCCAGGTGGAGCGCGGCGGTCGGGGTGGCGCGCCCGCCGGCCCCGGCGGCGACGCCCGCCTCGCGGCGGAGCTCAACGACGTCAAGGCCCAGCTCGACCGGGTGCAGCGCGACAAGGCGGCCGCCGAGCAGGCGGCCCGGGCGATGCAGGCCGAGCTGGAGCAGGTCCGCACGCAGGGCGGCCCGGCAGGGGTGACCGGGGACGGCGAGCAGCAGGCGCTGCGCGTGCTGATGATGGCCCAGCGCACCGCGGACGACCACGTCTCCGACGCCCGGCGCGAGGCCGACAGCCTGCTCTCCGAGGCCCGGTCCAAGGCCGAGGAGGTCACCCGCGAGGCGCGGGCCAAGGCCGACGCCCTGGAGCGGGACGCCCGCCAGCGGCACCAGGAGGCCATGGGCGGCCTGGACGCCAAGCGGACCGCGCTGCAGAAGCACATCGAGGAGCTCAAGCAGTTCGAGCGGGAGTACCGCACCCGTCTCAAGGCCTACCTGGAGAGCCAGCTGCGTGACCTGGACGGTCGCGGGCAGGGCCTCGAGGTCGAGATGAACCGCGCCGAGGGCACCCGTGCCGCCGGCGGCAGCAACGGTCTCGCCACGGCCGGCCTCGCCGGCTCGTACGGCGGCGGCCGCGCCGGCTCGCTCGAGTCCGGCCGCTGATCCCGCGTCGGTGGCCGTCCCCGGGACGGCCACCGACCGCCCAGACCGACACGACGCGGCCGGGGGTGAGCTGTGATAGCCGCGAGCGTCCTGCTCATCCTCGTCGCGGTCGTGCTGCTGGTGGTGGGCCTGGCCGGTGGGTCGAGCCCGCTGCTGATCGTGTCGATCGCGGCCAGCCTGCTGTCCGCCGTCGCCTTCGTCGCGTTCGCCCGCCAGGCGGCCGCCGCGAGGGCCACGGCGGGTCGGGAAGCCGGCCCGCGCACCCGGACCGCGCGCTCCGCCCCGTCCCCGGACGAGCCGGTGAGCCCGGTCCCGCACCACACGTCGACGGTCGGCGCCGGCGGATCCGGGTGGCGGCAACCGCCCGGGTCGCCGGTGGCCGAGCCGTACGACCCGCCGGCCGACGCCTGGGCGCCCCCGGTGCCCCGCGCCGCCGGCCGCGCCGAGGTGACACCGACCTCGCCCGCGCCGGGCGACCTGTCCGAGGGTGAGCCCCCGGCCGAACACCTCACCGCCGGCGAACTGGCCCGGCTGGTGCGGCTGCCGGAGGAGGTCCGGGTCGTCGACGGCCACCCGCGCTTCCACCTGACCGACTGCCCGCACCTGGTGGGCCGGGCGGACGAACCACTGCCGGTCGCCGAGGCCGTCGAGCTCGGCTTCACCCCGTGCGCCCACTGCGCCGCGGGCACCACGTTGCTGGCCGACGCCCGGCCGTACTGACCATGACGATCGCGGACACCCCGCTCACCGTCGCGGTGCGCGTGAAGCCCGGCGCGTCCCGGGCCCGGGTGGGCGGTCGCCACGACGGGCCGCACGGTCCCGCGCTCGTCGTCGCCGTGCACGCGCCGGCGGTCGACGGCCGGGCCACCGAGGCGGTCCGGCGGGCGCTGGCGGACGCGCTGGGCGTCCGGCCCGCCGCGGTGTCGCTGCGGTCCGGCGCGACCAGCCGGGACAAGATCTTCCTGGTGGCGCACCCGCCCGACGGGTTGCCCGAGGTGCTGCGTCGGCTGCGCGACGGCAGCGCCGGGTGAGGAACCGTCGGGCCGGTCGGCGATGACCCCGGGGCTGAACCTCGCGCTGCTGGTGGGCGCGGCCGTGCTGCTGGTCGCGGTGGGCGCGGTGCGCTTCTCCACCCGCCTCGGCGTGCCCAGCCTGCTGGTCTACCTGGCGCTGGGCGTGCTGATCGGCGAGGCGGGCCTGGGCATCGAATTCGACGACGTCGAGCTGACCCGGGTGCTCGGGTTCTGCGCGCTCATCGTGATCATCGCCGAGGGCGGGCTGAGCGCCCGGTGGAGCACGCTGCGCCCGGTGCTCGGCCTGGCCTCGGCGTTGTCCACGGTCGGCGTGGTGGTCAGCATCGTGGTGGTCGGCGTGGTGGTGCACCTGCTGCTGGACCTGGACTGGCGGCTGGCCCTGCTCTACGGCGCGGTGCTGTCGTCCACCGACGCGGCGGCGGTCTTCGCCACCCTGCGCCGGCTGCGCCTGCCACCGCGACTGGTGGCCACGCTGGAGGCCGAGTCCGGGATGAACGACGCCCCGGTGGTCCTGCTGGTGCTGCTGCTGTCGCGGGCCGGGGCCGAGGCGGCCCACCCCTGGTGGTACGAGGCGCTGGTGCTCGGCTACGAGCTGGGGGCGGGCGCGGCGGTCGGGGTGGGCGCCGGCCTGGCCGGGCGGTACGCGTTGCGGCGCGCCGCGCTGCCCTCGTCCGGGCTCTACCCGATCGCGGTGGTCGGCTTCACGGTGCTGGCGTACGCGGCCGGCTCGGTGCTGCACGCCTCCGGCTTCCTGGCCGTCTACGTGGCCGGGGTGCTGCTCGGCAACTCCCGGCTGCCGCACCGGCAGGCGATCCTCGGCTTCGCCGACGGGCTGGCCTGGCTGGCCCAGATCGGCCTGTTCGTGCTGCTCGGTCTGCTGGTGTCGCCGAGCCGGCTGGACGCCGCGGTGCTGCCGGCGGTGATCACCGGGCTGGCCCTGCTGCTGCTCGCCCGGCCGCTGTCGGTGGCGGTGTCCGCGCTGCCGTTCCGGGTGAACCTGCGCGAGCAGCTCTTCCTGTCCTGGGCCGGCCTGCGCGGGGCGGTGCCGATCGTGCTGGCCACCATCCCGCTCTCGCTGCGGGTGCCCGGCGCGGACCGGCTCTTCGACGCGGTGTTCGTGCTGGTGGTGATCTTCACGCTGCTCCAGGCCGGGACGCTGGCCCGGGCGGCCCGCCGGTTGGGCGTGACCGCGCCCGCGGAGGCGAGCGAGATCCTGCTGGAGACCGCGCCGCTGGAGCGGATGCGGGCCGACCTGCTCCAGCTGGAGGTGCCGGCCGGCTCCCGGCTGGCCGGGGTGCACGTGGACGAGCTGCGGCTGCCGGTGGGCGCCGCGGTCACGCTGGTGCTGCGGGACGGGGTCGGCTTCGTGCCCGGTCCGGACACCCGGCTGAAGGTGGCGGACAGCCTGCTCATCGTCGCCACCGCCGGGGTGCGGGACGCCACCGAGCGGCGGTTGCGGGCGGTCAGTCGACGGGGCCGGTTGGCCCGCTGGTTTGGCGAGTACGGGGAGGACCGGACCGGCTGATCTGCTAGCGTTCCTTTTGCCCCGGTTAGTGGCATTCCGGGGCGGAAAAGCGGAGCGACGGTGCGGCACGTTGTCGGACGCCTGTACGTTCCGTATTCTTGCCAACCTCCGGAGTGCGCGGCGCGGTCGCCGTGCGCCCGTCTGTTCGTGGGGGACGCCGGCGCCGGTGACCCCTGCCCACGTACCGCTGAGCGCCGCGCCCACGCGGCTGAGGGAGCTGACGATGGCGAAGCCAGCCGAGACCAGGACCGCCGGCCGCAAGCCGGTGGCGAAGGCCACCCGCAGCGCGGCGGAGACCGAGAAGATCCGGGCCGCCCTGGCGGCACGGCGGGACGAGCTCAACACCGAGTACGATCAGACGCTGAGCGAGATCACCGAGCTGCAGCGCGACCGGCTGACCGACTCGGCCGGGGACGACCAGGCCGACACCGGCACCAAGACGTTCGAGCGCGAGCAGGAGATCTCACTCGCCAACAGCATCAAGGAGCGGATCACGCAGGTCGAGCGCGCGCTGGAGCGGCTCGACGAGGGTGGCTACGGCTGGTGCGAGCGGTGCGGCAACCCGATCCCGGTGGAGCGGCTCGCCGCGTTCCCGTCGGCCACCCTCTGCGTGAGCTG
Coding sequences within it:
- a CDS encoding DivIVA domain-containing protein; its protein translation is MPLTPADVHNVAFKKPPIGKRGYDEEEVDAFLDEVERELARLIEENNELRAQVERGGRGGAPAGPGGDARLAAELNDVKAQLDRVQRDKAAAEQAARAMQAELEQVRTQGGPAGVTGDGEQQALRVLMMAQRTADDHVSDARREADSLLSEARSKAEEVTREARAKADALERDARQRHQEAMGGLDAKRTALQKHIEELKQFEREYRTRLKAYLESQLRDLDGRGQGLEVEMNRAEGTRAAGGSNGLATAGLAGSYGGGRAGSLESGR
- a CDS encoding DUF167 domain-containing protein, which translates into the protein MTIADTPLTVAVRVKPGASRARVGGRHDGPHGPALVVAVHAPAVDGRATEAVRRALADALGVRPAAVSLRSGATSRDKIFLVAHPPDGLPEVLRRLRDGSAG
- a CDS encoding potassium/proton antiporter; translation: MTPGLNLALLVGAAVLLVAVGAVRFSTRLGVPSLLVYLALGVLIGEAGLGIEFDDVELTRVLGFCALIVIIAEGGLSARWSTLRPVLGLASALSTVGVVVSIVVVGVVVHLLLDLDWRLALLYGAVLSSTDAAAVFATLRRLRLPPRLVATLEAESGMNDAPVVLLVLLLSRAGAEAAHPWWYEALVLGYELGAGAAVGVGAGLAGRYALRRAALPSSGLYPIAVVGFTVLAYAAGSVLHASGFLAVYVAGVLLGNSRLPHRQAILGFADGLAWLAQIGLFVLLGLLVSPSRLDAAVLPAVITGLALLLLARPLSVAVSALPFRVNLREQLFLSWAGLRGAVPIVLATIPLSLRVPGADRLFDAVFVLVVIFTLLQAGTLARAARRLGVTAPAEASEILLETAPLERMRADLLQLEVPAGSRLAGVHVDELRLPVGAAVTLVLRDGVGFVPGPDTRLKVADSLLIVATAGVRDATERRLRAVSRRGRLARWFGEYGEDRTG
- a CDS encoding TraR/DksA family transcriptional regulator, which gives rise to MAKPAETRTAGRKPVAKATRSAAETEKIRAALAARRDELNTEYDQTLSEITELQRDRLTDSAGDDQADTGTKTFEREQEISLANSIKERITQVERALERLDEGGYGWCERCGNPIPVERLAAFPSATLCVSCKQLEERR